From Acidobacteriota bacterium:
GCGAGCGGGCGCGTGATGCCGTCCTGCCGAATGCGCTGCCAGCACAGTTCAAAAGGCGCATCCAGCCAAATCAGCACGCCGCTGTCTTGCATCAAGGCGCGATTTTCGGCGCGCGTGATGGCCCCGCCGCCAGGCGCAATTACGGCAGGTTCGCCTTGCGCCGTTTCCGCCAGCGTTTGCGTTTCGAGTTGGCGGAAACGCGCTTCGCCCGCGCGTTGAATCAGCTCGAAGATCGTGCCACCGGCTTGGGCTTCGATCAGGCGATCCAGGTCAATGAAGGGGCGCTGCAAGCGGGCCGCCAGCACGGGGCCTACAGTGGACTTGCCGGAGGCCATAAACCCCACCAGAAAAATTTGAGATTTGAGATTCGAGATTTGAGATTCGCTCATGGGGCGACAGGCGCGCCGCAAGCGGCGAGTAGCCGGTAAAACTCCGGCAATGAGACCGACGCCGCCTCGGCATTGGCGATTTGCGTCGCGCCCTCGGCCCCCAGCGCCGCCACCGCGAAGGCCATCGCAATGCGGTGATCGCCGTAAGAGTCTACCGCCGCGCCGCGCAAAGTTTGCCGGCCTTTGATTTGAAAGCCGTCTTCGAACTCTTCAATTTGGGCATTCATCCGGCGCAGGTTGTCCACGATGGCGCGGATGCGGTCGCTCTCTTTGACGCGCAATTCGCGGGCGTCGCGCACGGTCAGCGTGCCCTCGAGTTGCGTGGCGGCGACGGCCAGGATCGGCAATTCGTCAATCAGGTTGGCGATGACCGCGCCCGACAGTGTGAGATCGCCTTGCAGTTTGGACGAACGCGCGCTGAGATCGGCGACGGGTTCGCCGTGCACCAGGCGTGGATTGGTGATGTCAAGCTGGCCGCCCATTTGCCGCAACACGTCGAGCAAGGCCGTGCGCGAAGGGTTGATGCCGATGTGGCGCAGATGCAATTCGGCATCCGGCACGATCAATGCGGCGACCAAAAAGAAGGCGGCAGAAGACAAATCGCCTGCGACTGTGTATTCGCCCAATGCTTTGAGCGCTTGGCCGCCCACGATAGAAAGGCGTTCGCCCGTGCTGGTTTGTTCACGCTGCAATGCAACGCCGCATTCGCGCAGCATCACTTCGGTATGGTTGCGCGTGGGCGTGGTTTCAATGACGGATGTGACACCGTCGGCAAACAACCCCGCCAGCAGCGTGCACGATTTGACTTGGGCGCTGGCGATGGGCGGCGTGTATTCAATGCCTGAGAGATTGCCGCCGTGAATGTGCAGCGGGGCGTAGCTGCCGTCGCGGGCTGCGATGCGCGCGCCGAGCAGGGTCAGCGGTTCGATGATGCGTTTCATCGGGCGGTGCTGGATGCTTTCGTCGCCGGTGATTTCGGTGGTGAAGGGTTGTCCGGCCAGAATGCCTGAGAGCAGGCGAATGGTCGTGCCCGAATTGCCTGCGTCGAGGACGCGCGTGGGCGCTTGCAAGCCGTGCACGCCGACACCCGTGATTTCGATGGCTGCGGGCGAACGTTTGGCGGGCACGCCCAGAGCTTCCAAGCAATCGAGTGTGCTTTGGCAATCGCGCGCTGAGGAATAATTCAGCAGTCGCGACGGGCCGTCGCCGAGCGCGGCGAACATGGCGCTGCGGTGCGAAATGGATTTGTCTCCGGGAATTTGAAAAGCGCCGCGCAGCCGTTCAACAGCAGCGAGGGTGACCGATGAAACCGTGGTTGCAGTGGATGATGATGAAGCCATGAGAAAAGAAGTTTTGCCGGTGAACTGAAACTTTCGCGCAAAGAGTGCCGTACAGACGGACGGCACTCCACGAATGATCCAAAAAAATGCGTTGTTGCGGTGAAGCACGCGGCCTGCCAAGCAGCCGGCCAGCACGCAGGTTCCGAAGCGAGCCAAGGCGCGTAAAGCCCGACGGTTGACAGGTTTTTTCGGCCTGTGTTACACAGGCTCGCGTTTTACCGAACTTGTTTACGTGATCGTCCTTGCGGTGTCCGAACGCGCGCATCTTATCACACGGTTTTCGTACCCCGGATGAAGAGCGCAGCTATTTTGGCCTCTCACTTGGACGGGGCCTGAAAGAAGGAACCTCCGGCTTATGATGCTAGCCGAAAATGTCGTCGAATTGACTATCGCCAGCCAACTGGAATTCATTGATCTGGTGACGACCCTCACGGACAACGTCACGCAGATGGTCGGGTTCGATGAGGAAGCCGCCTATTGGGTCAACATGGCGGTGCGCGAATCGGTCGCCAATGCGGTCGAGCACGGCAATAAATACGATCCGAACAAAACCGTGGACATCCGGTTCACCATCGGCGTGGACGCCTTGCGGGTGACGGTGCGCGATCACGGCGAAGGCTTCGATCCCGCGACGCTGCCCGATCCGCTTGATCCGCACAACATCCTGAATCCGGCTGGGCGAGGCATTCTTTACATGCGCACGTTTATGGACAGCGTCGAATACGAGCGTCATCCCGAAGGCGGCATGATCGCGACGATGTCCAAACGCCGCGCCCCGAAAGCCGTCGAAGCCTCTCAAGAAGGAGATCGCAAACACGATGCAGTTGGAAATTACTGAACGCAACGTGACCGCTATGTGGGGCGACATCGTTATCCTCGACCTGCGCGGCAAAATCACCATCGGCGAGGGCAGTGTGCTCTTGCGCGACTCCGTCGAAAACCTGCTGCAAGCCGGACGCAACCGCATCATCCTCAACCTGGGCGGCGTCAGTTATGTGGACAGTTCCGGCATCGGCGAATTGGTCTCGCGGTACACGACGACCAAAAACATGGGCGGCAAGTTGAAGCTGCTCAACCTGCCCAAAAAGATCAAAGACCTGCTGATGATCACCAAGCTGCTGACGGTTTTTGAGATTTACGAAGACGAACAGACGGCGTTGGAAAGCTTTCAATAGCCGGATGCTTGAAACAGGTAAGCCCGAAAGGCGCGCTGGACAATTTCCAGTCGCGCCTTTTGTTTTTAAGGTACAGGCAAGTAGCGCGCTTTCTTACCGGCCAGTTCGCTAAAGGTGAGCGCTTTGCCCAAGAGCACGGTCACATTATTCGCGGTCGTATTGGCGGTGGCTAAATCGCGGTTGCCGTCGCGGTCAAAATCCGCCACGGCCAGCATCACCGGGCCGCGCCCGACGGCGAAGCTCTGTTTCGCCGGAAAGGTACCATCGCCTTTGCCAAGCATGATGGTGACTTTGGCTTCGATGCTGTTGGCGACGGTAAAATCGGTTTGGCCGTCATGGTTGAAATCGCCCGTGATGACAGCGCTGCAATCGCCGATGGCGTAATTGGTGGCCGTCTGAAAATTGCCGTCGCCGAGGCTCAGCAAAACGTGTGCGCCCCGGCTGAAATTGTTGGCCGTGACCAGGTCGAGTTTGCCGTCCTGGTTGAAATCGCCCGTGGCGACCTGGTAGGCATTTTGTCCGGCGTAAAAGCGTTTGGCTTCGGCAAACGTGCCGTCGCCGTTGCCCAGATAAACGCCCAACTGCGTCGGGCCGTTGCGTTGCCAGGGACAGGTGATGAAATCGGGCTTGCCGTCATTGTTCAGATCGGCGGTAGTGACGAAGAAGGGCACATAGCCCAGGTCGAGCGTTTGCGGCGCGGCCCAATCATCAGCGCCTTGGCTAAGCAACAGCGTGGCTTGGTTGGCGCTCAGGCTGGCGACGATCAGATCGTCGCGGCCATCGCCGTTGAAATCGGCGGCGGCCAGCGAGCCGGGCGCTTGGGTAACGGCGATTTTGAGCGGCTCCTGAAATTCGCCCTTACCTTTATTGAGGAAAATCAGGATGGCGTCCTGGCCGCTCAGCGCAACGGCGAGATCGCGTTTGCCCAGGCCGGTGAAATCGGCGGCAATGACGGCGGTGGGAGCTTTGCCGACTGCGAGGTTGGTGGCGGGTTGAAACGTGCCGTCGCCTTTGTTGCGCAAGATGCTCAGGTTTCCGCTGTTGTGATTGCTGACGATCAGATCGGCGCCGTTATCAGGGCCGCCGAGCTGCGCGGCGGTGAGGTAGTAGGGTGCGGAATCTGCGGCATAATTTTGCCCAGCAGTTTGTGCGGCAGTGCGGACGAAATGAATCGCAGTGAACAGTATCGCGGCGGCCAGCGTGGGGATGAAGATGCGGCGCAAGATAATACCTCTCCTTGAATGCCTAATCGGATGCGCCTGCCCAGTGCAGGCGCATTGTATGCGATGTTCACCGCACTGTCAGTTACACGAGAGCTTCACACCAGCTTCATCGGTTTCGGATTCTTCGGATCACTGTAATCGTAAAAGCCCTTCCCCGACTTGCGCCCGTAAAGCCCGGCCAGCACCATTCGTTTGAGCAACACCGGCGGGGCGAAGCGTTTCTCTTTGAATTCGTCGAACATGATGTTGGCGATGTAATAGGTCGTGTCCAGGCCTACGAAATCAGTCAGTGTGAGCGGGCCCATCGGATGGCCGCAGCCAAGTTTCAGCGCGTTATCAATCTCTTCAATCGAAGACAGCCCCTCTTCCAACACGCGAATCGCATCGAGCATATACGGTACGAGCAGGCGGTTGACGATGAAGCCGGGTTTGTCGGGCGCGGTGACGACCGTTTTGCCGACGGCCTGGCCAAAGGCAATGACTTCCTGAAAAACGCTTTCGTCGGTGAGGATGGTGCGGATGACTTCGACCAGCTTCATCAGCGGGACGGGGTTGAAAAAGTGCAGCCCAACGAAACGGCGCTGCCGTTCGGCGCTGGCGGCCGTCATCATTTCGGTGATCGAAAGCGAAGAAGTATTCGAGGCGAAAATCGTTTCCGGCTTACAGAGCGCGTCGAGCTTGGCGTAAACATCGCGCTTGATCGCCAGGTTTTCGATGATGGCTTCGACGATCAGGTCGGCGTCGGCCAGGTCTTCGTATTTCGTCGTGCCGCGCAAGCGGCTGAGCGCGGCGTCTTTTTGCTCAACGGTGAGCGCGCCTTTTTCGGCGAACTTGGCGAGCGATTTCTCGATGCCGCTCAGGCCTTTTTGAATGAGTTCGTCACTGACTTCGACGAGGGTGACTGTGTGACCGCTCGTGGCGGCGATTTGGGCGATGCCTGCGCCCATCAGGCCGGCGCCGAGCACGCCGATTTTTTGGATTGCCATTGGGATTCCTCCTACAAAGAAAAATAAAGGCGGTATAGACAGGAGAGACTACGGAACAGACGGAAATAACGGAACAGACGGAAAGAGAAAGGGCTGCAAAGAGTTCTTTGATAACCACGAAGAAGCGAAAGGCACGAAGCGGAGAAGAGAAGGGAAGAGATGAATGCTTATTGTTTTCTGCCTTGCTTCGTGCCCTTCGTTTCTTCGTGGTTGCAAGCCTTTGTCAATGGATTTTGGCAAACTGCTAAATGACTGGCAGCAGGTTTCCTTCCGTCTGTTCCGTTATTTCCGTCTGTTCCGTAAGCTCTTTCCAGCCGGATTGAATAAAGTCTGGCATTACCGATTCAATTGGAGTGCCGTTTGCTCAACCGCCGGCATATAACGCGGCCTGACTTGATAGGCGCGCACAAAAGAAATTGTCACGAGAAAAGTGCAGGCGGCGATTAGCTCCACTTGCCGCCAAGTCACGCGTTCGCGGCCCGGCGCCAGATACGGGATGATAAACGCCAGTCCGGCTCCTGCCAACAGGCCGCCCATATGAATTGAGTTGTCAATGAACGGCACCGTAAAGCCGATGAACAAATTCACCGCGATGGCGGGCAAGACGGCAATGGCGAAGGAATTGATAAAGGCTGCGGGCAATTCGGCGCGATATTTGAAACTGAACACGGCCAGCACGCCAAACAGGCCAAAGATCGCCCCCGAAGCGCCGACGGCCACCGTATGAGGTTTGCCACTCAAGGCGTGCGCCAACACGCTGCTGAGCAGGCCGCCCAACCCGGCCAGCAAATAAATCAGCAGGAAGCGCACCGAACCGTAAAGCCGCTCGACCTGCGGCCCGACAATCGCCAGCGCGAAGCTGTTCGAGAGCAGATGCAGCCCGCTCAGATGCAAAAAGATCGGCGTGACCAGCCGGAAGTATTCGCCGTCCAGCAACGCCGCATTGGTTTTCGCGCCAAAGGCGAGCAAGGCGGGGCCGTCTACGCCGTGTAATAGGTTTTCAAAGGGTGAGCCGCCAGCCAGGGCGGCGATCAGTAAATACACCAGCAGATTCGCCAGAAACAGCGCATAGGCCACTGGCGTTTCGCGCGCGAAGAAGGCCGCCAAGAAGCGGCGTTCGATTTGTGTTTGCGCATTGAGCGCGGCCGTCGAGAGCCGCCGCATGCCGCAATTCACGCACAGCGGTTCGCGCGCGGGCGTGGGTTTTTTGCAGTGGCGGCAGACCTGAAACGATTGAATTGCATTGACGACCGGATGCGGGACAAAAGTCCGGATGGATGATTTGGGTGTGTGCTGTAGTGAAGCATTGGCGTTCATAAAGACACTTTCTCTCGAAATGGGGGAACATGGTTATCGGGAACTGGGAAAGGATGCGGCGGCGGGATGTGTGGATTGGGATGTCTGCTGGGATGCAACCGGTACGAGCGGTCAGTGCGGGCGCATTTTACCGGTTGACCAAGAGCTTTCAAAGAAAAATTTCTGTCGGTCAAAAGTCGGGCTTGTTGGGGCAGCGGGACAGTACCGCGCGCGTGAGCAAGCGAGATAGTGCGATTACGCCAAGGTGCCTGGTTTGACGCGCCGCTTGCTCACGCGCGCGGTACTGTCTCAATACGGCGGTGTGTTGCGTGGGCCTAGAGCGGCTGATAGACTGACGCTCCGCTCATCAAACTGAACGAAAACAACATTGGAAGTAGTTAGCGCATTATGGCAACCGTGCAATCATCACCCGCCGGGACGCAACCGGCAGCCGAACCCGTCGAAAGCCCAGTCGGAAAAAAGGCTGGCGCTAAAACCAAACCGTTGACCATCTGGTCGGCGGTAGATTTTGTGCTCGATCTGCTCAGTTCCGTGCCGTTCGGCCTGATTTTGCTCATCCTGCTGATCTCGGCTTGCATGACCGGGATGCTCATACAACAACAGGAACTGCCGGAATTTTCCAAGTATTATGCCAGCTTGACCCCGGCGGAACGGATCGTTTACGGGCGGCTGAATTTCTTCGACATTTATCATGCGTGGTACTTCAACGTGCTGCTGCTGCTGCTCAGCCTGAATATCATTCTCGCTTCGATAGACCATTTCCCAGCGGCCTGGAGCTTTATCGCCAAAAAGAAACTGACCGCTTCGCCCACCTTCGCCAAAGCGCAACGCACCAAAGGCGAAGTCGAATTGCCTGGCGTCAATCGGGCTTCGCTGGTCGAACGCGCCCGGCAGGCGGCGCGGACTTTGGGCTTTAAGACCAAAGTCACCGAAGAAGAAACGCGCACCACCATCTTTGCCGAACGCGGTGTCTGGAACCGCCTGGGCGCCTATCTGGTGCACATTTCGTTGTTGACGATTTTTGTGGGCGGCTTTCGCACCAGCCAGGGTTACACCGGCATGATGCGCGTGGTGCCTGAAAAGCAATCCGACCGGATGATGCAAAGCGTGTTTAGCATTGATAACGCCGCGATGTTGCACAATTCCGGCATGCGCGAACTGGAGTTGCCATTCACCATCGAGGGCGTGGACATTCAGCAAAAGCTGATTGATAAGAGCAAAGGCATTGATATGCCCAACACGCTGGATTGGATCACCCGCGTGCGCATCCACGACAAAGAAACGGGCAGGAAGGACGAAGCGCTGATTCACATGAATCATCCGTTTGATTATCGCGGCTACCGCATGTTCCAAACCAACTGGATCGCGCAAGGCAATGCCCGCCAGGTCAAAATCCGCGTCACGCCGACCGCTGGCGGGACTGCGCAAGACATTACGCTCGAACGCAGCGGGCAGGCCAAACTCCAGGATGGCACCATCGTGCGTTACCGCGAATTCAATCCCGCCTTCACCGTTAATCGCGAAGGTCACGTTGAGATGTCCTCAGCCGATTATGACAATCCGGCGGCGCACCTGGATGTGATCTATCCCGATGGCGACAACCGCGATGTCTGGGCCTTGAATGAGGCAGGGCGATTGATGTTTGAACAAGCGCCGTTTTTGAAGGAAAAGTTCGGCGACACGGGCAAGTACAGCTTTACGCTCACGGATTTTGAGAAAGTCGGCACGGCCCACGACATTTCAATTCAGTTCGATCCGGGGATCAAAATCGTTTACACGGGCTTCCTGATGCTGTGCCTGTCGCTGATGGCGGTGTTCTTTTTTTCGCACCAACGGCTTTGGCTGGTGGTTGAAGAGGGGAAAATTACGCTGGGCGGCGATGCCAACCGCAATCGGCTGGGGTTTGAAGACCGTATGAAGCGTGTGATGGCGCGCATTCGTGGTGAACAGGAATTGCAGACGGCCCCATAGTCAGGCTGAGTTGAGGGAATTTACCCGGAGCGAGATGTTCAAAATGGGAATGCGTACTTTTACTGCAATCGTTCACAAAGAAACGGATTTGTATGTTGCGGAATGTCCTGAGGTGGGCACAGTCAGCCAGGGTTATACGATTGAAGAAGCAGTGGCGAATCTGTAAAGAAGCCACCGAATTATATCTACAAGAATGCTCTTGATAGACCAAGTCTACCAAGGTGTGGTCTTTTTGCTGGTCTTTCTTGATGGAGGCTTACGATGAGTCAGGCAATGAAATCAATTAACGTCCCGCTGCCCGCCGCGCCCGAATTCGTCGCGCCGCGCTTTGGGATCAAAAATTATCTGCCCGCGCTGCTGCCTTTGCTGGCGGCGTTCGCGTTAGTGGCCGTTCGTAAAGCCGGCGGGCCGGGTTCGACGCCGACCGATGGCACGCTGATCGTGTGGGCGCTGTTGGCCTATATCTTTGCGGCGGCTTCGCTGCTGGTCAATTTCTGGGCACCGGTGCCGTTCCTGCAAAAGCTGGGTCTGTGGGCCGGGTCGTTCGCGTTCTTTGCCAATCTCGCAAGCTGGCTGGTGCGTTGGGTCGCGGCCGGTGAGCGCGAGAGTTGGGTGCGCATGACCGACCAGATCACGGGCCAATATCATTTCTGGTGGTTCTTCGGTTACATCCCGTTTACCAATCTGTATGACCTGTCGGTGGCGTTTGCCTTCGGCGCGGCCTTTGGCACCTTGCTCTGGAGCCAGCGTGAGAATGCGCGATTCGTCGGCGCGCTGTCATTTCCACTCATTACGCTCATCTTGTTGTTGGCCGTTTTTATCGGCAACACCTTCGTTGATCTGCCGCCGGTGCTGGATAGTTACTGGCGTCCGATTCACGTCGGCGTCGCCTCGCTCAGTTACGGCATCGCGCTGGTGAGCTTTGCCATCGCCGTGATGTACCTGATCAAAGACGGCGTGAAGATGGAGGCGATGGGCATCGGGGTCGGCATCTTTGTGCTGGCGGGCTTTTTGCTCTTCAGCAATGGCTTCAACATTCTGTCGTTGAATTACACGCTCAATCCGATGCTGCCGACGATGCGCAGCGAGATCTCCGCCGTGCGCGTGCCGGTGCCGGGCATGGGGCTGATTCTGCTGGCGGCGCTGGTGTCGTTGTTGATCGGCACGCTGGGATTTGCACTGTATGTCTATCGTAACGACGAAAAAGG
This genomic window contains:
- a CDS encoding rhomboid family intramembrane serine protease, giving the protein MNANASLQHTPKSSIRTFVPHPVVNAIQSFQVCRHCKKPTPAREPLCVNCGMRRLSTAALNAQTQIERRFLAAFFARETPVAYALFLANLLVYLLIAALAGGSPFENLLHGVDGPALLAFGAKTNAALLDGEYFRLVTPIFLHLSGLHLLSNSFALAIVGPQVERLYGSVRFLLIYLLAGLGGLLSSVLAHALSGKPHTVAVGASGAIFGLFGVLAVFSFKYRAELPAAFINSFAIAVLPAIAVNLFIGFTVPFIDNSIHMGGLLAGAGLAFIIPYLAPGRERVTWRQVELIAACTFLVTISFVRAYQVRPRYMPAVEQTALQLNR
- a CDS encoding STAS domain-containing protein, translated to MQLEITERNVTAMWGDIVILDLRGKITIGEGSVLLRDSVENLLQAGRNRIILNLGGVSYVDSSGIGELVSRYTTTKNMGGKLKLLNLPKKIKDLLMITKLLTVFEIYEDEQTALESFQ
- a CDS encoding VCBS repeat-containing protein — encoded protein: MRRIFIPTLAAAILFTAIHFVRTAAQTAGQNYAADSAPYYLTAAQLGGPDNGADLIVSNHNSGNLSILRNKGDGTFQPATNLAVGKAPTAVIAADFTGLGKRDLAVALSGQDAILIFLNKGKGEFQEPLKIAVTQAPGSLAAADFNGDGRDDLIVASLSANQATLLLSQGADDWAAPQTLDLGYVPFFVTTADLNNDGKPDFITCPWQRNGPTQLGVYLGNGDGTFAEAKRFYAGQNAYQVATGDFNQDGKLDLVTANNFSRGAHVLLSLGDGNFQTATNYAIGDCSAVITGDFNHDGQTDFTVANSIEAKVTIMLGKGDGTFPAKQSFAVGRGPVMLAVADFDRDGNRDLATANTTANNVTVLLGKALTFSELAGKKARYLPVP
- a CDS encoding cytochrome c biogenesis protein ResB produces the protein MATVQSSPAGTQPAAEPVESPVGKKAGAKTKPLTIWSAVDFVLDLLSSVPFGLILLILLISACMTGMLIQQQELPEFSKYYASLTPAERIVYGRLNFFDIYHAWYFNVLLLLLSLNIILASIDHFPAAWSFIAKKKLTASPTFAKAQRTKGEVELPGVNRASLVERARQAARTLGFKTKVTEEETRTTIFAERGVWNRLGAYLVHISLLTIFVGGFRTSQGYTGMMRVVPEKQSDRMMQSVFSIDNAAMLHNSGMRELELPFTIEGVDIQQKLIDKSKGIDMPNTLDWITRVRIHDKETGRKDEALIHMNHPFDYRGYRMFQTNWIAQGNARQVKIRVTPTAGGTAQDITLERSGQAKLQDGTIVRYREFNPAFTVNREGHVEMSSADYDNPAAHLDVIYPDGDNRDVWALNEAGRLMFEQAPFLKEKFGDTGKYSFTLTDFEKVGTAHDISIQFDPGIKIVYTGFLMLCLSLMAVFFFSHQRLWLVVEEGKITLGGDANRNRLGFEDRMKRVMARIRGEQELQTAP
- the aroA gene encoding 3-phosphoshikimate 1-carboxyvinyltransferase, with translation MASSSSTATTVSSVTLAAVERLRGAFQIPGDKSISHRSAMFAALGDGPSRLLNYSSARDCQSTLDCLEALGVPAKRSPAAIEITGVGVHGLQAPTRVLDAGNSGTTIRLLSGILAGQPFTTEITGDESIQHRPMKRIIEPLTLLGARIAARDGSYAPLHIHGGNLSGIEYTPPIASAQVKSCTLLAGLFADGVTSVIETTPTRNHTEVMLRECGVALQREQTSTGERLSIVGGQALKALGEYTVAGDLSSAAFFLVAALIVPDAELHLRHIGINPSRTALLDVLRQMGGQLDITNPRLVHGEPVADLSARSSKLQGDLTLSGAVIANLIDELPILAVAATQLEGTLTVRDARELRVKESDRIRAIVDNLRRMNAQIEEFEDGFQIKGRQTLRGAAVDSYGDHRIAMAFAVAALGAEGATQIANAEAASVSLPEFYRLLAACGAPVAP
- a CDS encoding shikimate kinase, with product MSESQISNLKSQIFLVGFMASGKSTVGPVLAARLQRPFIDLDRLIEAQAGGTIFELIQRAGEARFRQLETQTLAETAQGEPAVIAPGGGAITRAENRALMQDSGVLIWLDAPFELCWQRIRQDGITRPLAPDEATAHTRYEQRLPLYQAAPIHIAIQPAQSAAEIAAACLRQLHRL
- a CDS encoding ATP-binding protein; its protein translation is MMLAENVVELTIASQLEFIDLVTTLTDNVTQMVGFDEEAAYWVNMAVRESVANAVEHGNKYDPNKTVDIRFTIGVDALRVTVRDHGEGFDPATLPDPLDPHNILNPAGRGILYMRTFMDSVEYERHPEGGMIATMSKRRAPKAVEASQEGDRKHDAVGNY
- a CDS encoding 3-hydroxybutyryl-CoA dehydrogenase, which codes for MAIQKIGVLGAGLMGAGIAQIAATSGHTVTLVEVSDELIQKGLSGIEKSLAKFAEKGALTVEQKDAALSRLRGTTKYEDLADADLIVEAIIENLAIKRDVYAKLDALCKPETIFASNTSSLSITEMMTAASAERQRRFVGLHFFNPVPLMKLVEVIRTILTDESVFQEVIAFGQAVGKTVVTAPDKPGFIVNRLLVPYMLDAIRVLEEGLSSIEEIDNALKLGCGHPMGPLTLTDFVGLDTTYYIANIMFDEFKEKRFAPPVLLKRMVLAGLYGRKSGKGFYDYSDPKNPKPMKLV